The DNA window CGCCAGCGGCGGTGGCCCCCACCACCGCGCCGCTGCCTTCCATCCGCGCCAGCGCGGCCAGCTTGGCCGGCTCGGCTTCGTCCTTGAGCTTGGCGTTGTGCTTTTGCGCGGTCTCTGCCAGCGACACCTGCAACGTGTGGCTTTGCACGATCTGCGCCTGCGCCTCGCGCGAGTCGAGCTGGGTGCCAGTGCCGGCGCCGCGCGCATCGGTCGACAGCAACAAGCCCTGGCCGGCGCGCAGCGCGACGCTATGCTCCGTCTTGAGCTCGGCGCCGAAGCCGGCCGGCCCCAAGCGCTGGTTGTCGCTCTGGTGGCGCAGGTGGCCCAGGTTCAACTCGTCCGTTCCCGCGTGCGCCGACGCGTGCCGCTGCAGGGCCACGCGCGCTTCGCCCGGGTGATCGTCGAACACCAGTTGACTGTAGGCGCCGGCGCCGCTCTGGCTGGCCTGCATAACCTGCGACTTGAGGCCCGACAGCGCCGCCGGGTGCGCATGCGCGCCGCGCTCGCCGGGGAACCAGGCCGGCGCGTTGCCGGTCGCTACGCCGGCGCCTTGGCCGACCTCGTTGTGCTGCGCGTCGGGCGCGCCCCTGCCGTTGTAGACGCTGCCGATCACCACCGGCCGGTCGATGTCGCCGTCGATGAAGTCGATCAGCACTTCGCTGCCCACGCGCGGCACCGCCACCGCGCCCCAGTTGGCGCCGGCCACCGGCGCCATCGGCGTGGCGATGCGCACCCAGGTACCGACGGCGTCGTCGGCCGAGGCGTCGCTGTGGCCGTTCGGCGCGGGATGCGTCAGGCGGCTGTGGTACACCTCGCGCGCACACGGCGAGCGCATCGTCGCGCGGCAGGTCGAGGCGCTCGAGGCCAGCCGCGAAATCTTCACCGGCGCGGGCACCGTGCGCACGCTCAGCCCCGGCACCACGTTCACGCTGGACGGCCAGGCATCGCTGGACGCCGGCGATGCCGACGGGCGCAACTTCGCCATTACGCGCGTGCTGCACCTGGCGCACAACAACCTGGTCGCCGGAATCCGCGACGCGGCCGAGCGGGCGTTGGGCGCCAGCGCGCTGGAACAAACCATCGCGCGCGAAATGGCCGGCGGCCTGCACGCGGTCGGCGCCGGCAAGGGCGAACGGCCGCTATACCGCAACCGCATCGACGCCATCCGCAGCAAGGTGCCTTACCGCAGCAGCGATGTGGACGGCCACGGCCTGCTGCTGCATCCCAAGCCGACCGTGCGCGGGCAGCAGACCGCCATCGTCGTGGGACCGGCCGGCGCGGCCATCCATACCGACCGCGATCACCGTATCAAAGTACAGTTCCACTGGCAGCGCGGCGAGCTGTAGGCGTAGGCGCCCGGCGCGTCGCGGCTGAACGGGGCGCCGGGTTCGGCGCCGAAACTGGCGGCCGACGCCGGCCGCGTGCCGTTGACGCGATAGTCCCAGCTGGCGATCTCCAGCCCGCCGGGGGTCCAGCGCGACACGCTGCGCCAGCGGTCGATCACATCCTCCTTCATCACCGCGCCCGGCTGCGTGAAGCGCGCCGTGGCCTGGGCATTGGGCTGGAAGCTGCCGTTGTGATCGGCGATCACCATCATGTGGCCGCCCAGGCCGGGACCGGCCGCGTCGCCGCTGTGCTCGAAGTAATAAAACAGGCCTTCCTCGCGCATCAGGCGCTCGGCGAAGGCCAGGCTCGATTCCTGGTACTGGCAGGTCAGCGAGCGCTTCGGGTAGACCTCGCGCTCGACGATGTCGTAACGCCACTGCGGCGCCAGCTTGCCGGGGGCCTGCCAGCCGTTGAAGACGGCGTCGAGGATGTCGAACACGGTGCGGTCCTGGAACACCCGGCTGTCGCGCCCGACCGCCAGGAAGGCATACCACGGCCCGATGGTCAGCTCATAGCGGGCCAGGCCGCCATCGGCGCCTAGCATGCGCAGCGCGGTCACATGGCCGTGGAAGGGGCGCGGCGCATCGCGGCCGGCGGCCGTCTGCAGCTCGAGCAGCACCGGCTGGCCCAGCAGCGACTTCAGCGGGATCGCCGCGTCGCTGGACAACGCCGTCACGGTCAGCTTATAGGGCGCGCTGAGCGCCTCCTCGCCGCGCAGCCACTCGGCCACCAGCTTGTCCGCGCCCAAGGGCGTGCTCAGCCGCATGACGCGGTTATCCTGGGTCAAACTTTCCAAAAGCGGTGGCATGATCGTACCCATTTAACCTTATCGACAAAGAGCACCATTATGACTGAGGTTGCGATTTCAATAACATTACGAATGAGTAATATTCTCGTCTATGCGGGCTCATTCGGCGGCGGCGGACTTGAGGAAGGCGTCGAAATCGTCGGCCGGCATCGGCTTGGCGAACAGGTAGCCCTGCCCGTAGTCGCAGCCGGCGGCGGCCAGCAGCTCGCGCTGCTCGGGCGTTTCGACGCCCTCGGCGATCACTTTCAGCCCCAGCTTGTGCGCCATGACGATGATCGCGCCCGACAAGGCCATGTCGCTCGAGTCGGCCGCCAGGTTGCGCGTGAACGAGCGGTCGATCTTTAAATAGTCGATGTCGAATTTCTTCAGGTACGACAGCGACGAGTAGCCGGTGCCGAAGTCGTCCAGCGCGACCTGGATGCCGGCGTCGCGCAGCTGCAGCAGCTTGTTGCTGACGGCCGTGTTGGCGTCGAGCAGCAATCCTTCGGTGATTTCCACCACCACCGATTGGCCCGGCAAATCCAGCGCCCGCAAATGGTCGAGCCAGGCCACATAACAGCCGTCCTCGCGCTGGAACTCCAGCGGCGACTGGTTGATGCTGACCTGGAAATCCGGATGGTGCTCGCTGCGCCAGCGCCGCACCCACTGCGCCGATTCGCGGAACACCCATTCGCCGATGCCGGAGATCAGCCCGCTCGCCTCGGCCAACGGGATGAACTCCAGCGGGCTGACGACGCCGCGCTGCGGGTGGTTCCAGCGGATCAGCGCCTCGGCCTTGTGGATGCGCCCGCTCGCCAGGTCGACGATGGGCTGGAAGTACAGCGCGAACTGCTCGCCGGCGAGCGCGCCGCGCAGGTCGTTGGTCAGGCGCATGCGGTTGAGCGCGGCCACCTGCAGGGTCGGCGTGAAGAAGCTGTAGCGGTTGCGCCCGGCGCCCTTGGCCGCGTACATGGCCTGGTCGGCGTGCTTGAGCAGGTCGCCGATGTCGAGCGCGTCGTCCGGGTACAGGGTGATGCCGATGCTGGCCGACACGAACGCCTGCTCCTGCCCCAGCGCGAACGGCGCGCGCAGGCTGTCGATGATCTGCTGCGCGATGCGCTCGACGCGGTCGGTCTGGCCCAGCGTCGACAGGATCACGGTGAACTCGTCGCCGCCGAGCCGCGCGACGGTGTCGGATTTGCGCACGCAGGCGCTGATGCGGCGCGCCGCGTCCACCAGCAGGATGTCGCCCTGGTGGTGGCCGAGCGTGTCGTTGACCTCCTTGAAGTGGTCCAGGTCGATAAACAGCACGGCCAGGCTGGAGCGCTCGCGCTGGCAGACGACGATGTCGTGCGCCAGCCGGTCGTGGAACATGCGCCGGTTGGGCAGCTGCGTCAGGGTGTCGAAGTTGGCCTGCTGCCAGATCAGGGTCTCGCTCTGCTTCTTGGCCGTGACGTCCTCGATCATGCACAGGTGGTGCGGCTGGCTGGCGGCCTCGGTGTCGAGCACGGTGATCGACATGTCGATCCAGGCCATGTCGCCGTTCGGAAGGTACATGCGGCTGGTGGCCTTGAAGCCGGTCGAACCCTGCGCCGTCAACATGGCCATCTGCGCCTTGATCTGGGCGGCGTCGTCCGGATGGGCGATGTCGAGCCACTTGCCGGCGCGCAGCTCCTGCTGCGAGCGGCCGACGATGTCGAGGTAGCGCAGGTTCAGGTCGCGGTATTCGTAGCTGACCGAGTCGACCAGCGCGATGCCCAGCGGCGAGGCCTCGAACATGGTGCGAAAGCGCTGTTCGCCCTTGCGGATGGCGTCGAGCGCGCGCTTGCGTTCGCGCGCCAGCAGGCTGAAGTGGACCGTCGCCGCCAGCACCAGCGCCAGCGCGACCGCGCCCAGCACCCGGTACAGCCACACCAGGCTGGCGCGCTTGTCGTCGCCGTCGTACAGGAAGCCGTCGAAGCTGACCGCCTTGGGCAGCATGCCCAGCCCGGCGTAGACGTCGGCGATGTGGCGCCAGCGCTCCGGGTTCATGTAGCCGACCTCGACGAGCACCGGCTGCACCAGCCCCACCATCTGGCGCGCCTCGTACAGCAGGTGCCGGCGGTCGTTGCGGCGCGAGTACTTGTTC is part of the Oxalobacteraceae bacterium OTU3CAMAD1 genome and encodes:
- a CDS encoding contractile injection system protein, VgrG/Pvc8 family, coding for MRTQVPTASSAEASLWPFGAGCVRRLWYTSRAHGERIVARQVEALEASREIFTGAGTVRTLSPGTTFTLDGQASLDAGDADGRNFAITRVLHLAHNNLVAGIRDAAERALGASALEQTIAREMAGGLHAVGAGKGERPLYRNRIDAIRSKVPYRSSDVDGHGLLLHPKPTVRGQQTAIVVGPAGAAIHTDRDHRIKVQFHWQRGEL
- a CDS encoding type VI secretion system Vgr family protein is translated as MPPLLESLTQDNRVMRLSTPLGADKLVAEWLRGEEALSAPYKLTVTALSSDAAIPLKSLLGQPVLLELQTAAGRDAPRPFHGHVTALRMLGADGGLARYELTIGPWYAFLAVGRDSRVFQDRTVFDILDAVFNGWQAPGKLAPQWRYDIVEREVYPKRSLTCQYQESSLAFAERLMREEGLFYYFEHSGDAAGPGLGGHMMVIADHNGSFQPNAQATARFTQPGAVMKEDVIDRWRSVSRWTPGGLEIASWDYRVNGTRPASAASFGAEPGAPFSRDAPGAYAYSSPRCQWNCTLIR
- a CDS encoding EAL domain-containing protein produces the protein MPSRIRVILSLLVLLLVAAPTVAQDKVTLRLKHLHQFQFAGYYAAIEQGYYRDAGLDVRILEGADGNEAERDVLSGKAEYGVAGSSLLLARLAGKPVVVLGVIFQHSPYGLAMRQSGGEPDIRRVIGKRAMIGSLSDEAGNADELLAYLAKEGVPVGSIQRVAPSFDPHDLIEGRVDAMAVYTTNEPDLFDRVGFPYDIYSPRAVGIDFYGDNLFTSEREIASHPERVRAFRAATMRGWQWAMSHQEETVDLILNKYSRRNDRRHLLYEARQMVGLVQPVLVEVGYMNPERWRHIADVYAGLGMLPKAVSFDGFLYDGDDKRASLVWLYRVLGAVALALVLAATVHFSLLARERKRALDAIRKGEQRFRTMFEASPLGIALVDSVSYEYRDLNLRYLDIVGRSQQELRAGKWLDIAHPDDAAQIKAQMAMLTAQGSTGFKATSRMYLPNGDMAWIDMSITVLDTEAASQPHHLCMIEDVTAKKQSETLIWQQANFDTLTQLPNRRMFHDRLAHDIVVCQRERSSLAVLFIDLDHFKEVNDTLGHHQGDILLVDAARRISACVRKSDTVARLGGDEFTVILSTLGQTDRVERIAQQIIDSLRAPFALGQEQAFVSASIGITLYPDDALDIGDLLKHADQAMYAAKGAGRNRYSFFTPTLQVAALNRMRLTNDLRGALAGEQFALYFQPIVDLASGRIHKAEALIRWNHPQRGVVSPLEFIPLAEASGLISGIGEWVFRESAQWVRRWRSEHHPDFQVSINQSPLEFQREDGCYVAWLDHLRALDLPGQSVVVEITEGLLLDANTAVSNKLLQLRDAGIQVALDDFGTGYSSLSYLKKFDIDYLKIDRSFTRNLAADSSDMALSGAIIVMAHKLGLKVIAEGVETPEQRELLAAAGCDYGQGYLFAKPMPADDFDAFLKSAAAE